The following DNA comes from Candidatus Manganitrophaceae bacterium.
GGCCGGCTGGAAGGGGGGAACCTCCTTGGTTGAGACGCTCAGGCAAGCGGCCGCCCGCTGTACCCTCTCTTGGCAGCGCAACGATGACGAACCGATCGAGCATGTTCCGCTGCTGAAGGAGATCCAGGAGTTCGGCGGCTATAAGAGCCCCTTGAGCGACCTGATCGATTCGCGACGAAGCCGGCTCTTACGCCTTTCGTGAGCAATCGGACCCTGTTTGTAGGGAGGGGGCTTTCAAGTTTAATCAAGCGACCGCAGAGGATGTCTCGATCGTGACGGCGCGGGGAAAGGCGGAGTGGCTCCTCTTTGCCACGACCTTTATTTGGGGGGGAACCTTCGTCATCATCAAGGCCGGTCTGGCCGACATCTCTCCACTCCTGATGATCGCGCTCCGATTTACCCTGGCCACCCTGGTGCTTCTCCCGTTTTGTCTTCGCGCCGCACTGAAGACCGACCGCAAGACATTCCTGTGGGGCTTCATTCTGGGGTTTCTCGTTTTTCTCGGCTTTCTCCTTCAGACGGCCGGTCTGGCCGAAACCACCGCATCGAACTCGGCTTTCATCACCACCCTGATGGTCGTCTTTACCCCCCTCTTTCAGTTTCTGATTCTAAAGCGGCGTCCAAGAGGGGCGAGCCTGATCGGCGTGCTGATCGTCTGCGTCGGTCTCTGGCTTCTGACGGCGCCGGCGGGAGGGGCCTTAAACCGGGGGGATCTCTTCACCTTTTTCTGCGCGCTCGATTTCGGCCTCTTTATCGTCTTGCTCGATTGGACGACCCGGCGCCATGATCCCCTGCTGCTGACCTTTTTCCAGATCCTCGGGCCGGCGCTGTATGGCTGGGCGACCCTTTTTCTTCTGGAAGTCCCCCGCTTTCGGCCGACTCCCGCCGTCTGGATCGCGCTCGGCTACACCGCCGTTTTGGCGACGGTCGTCACCGGCTATATTCAGACCCGGTATCAGCGCGACACGACGCCGACCCGGGCGGC
Coding sequences within:
- a CDS encoding DMT family transporter, translating into MTARGKAEWLLFATTFIWGGTFVIIKAGLADISPLLMIALRFTLATLVLLPFCLRAALKTDRKTFLWGFILGFLVFLGFLLQTAGLAETTASNSAFITTLMVVFTPLFQFLILKRRPRGASLIGVLIVCVGLWLLTAPAGGALNRGDLFTFFCALDFGLFIVLLDWTTRRHDPLLLTFFQILGPALYGWATLFLLEVPRFRPTPAVWIALGYTAVLATVVTGYIQTRYQRDTTPTRAALLFSLEPLWAALLGFFYLGERMGGRGMVGGALILAGILFSERSEAILLRGEQLIQWIRKR